DNA from Microvirgula aerodenitrificans DSM 15089:
CGCGACTTGATGCCGAGCTTCTGCATCTGGCGCGCCATCGGGCCGCCCTGGGCATCCATGCCGCCGTAGAAGATTGCATCCGGGTTCACGCCCTTGATCGAGGTCAGGATGGCGGTGAAGTCGGTCGCCTTGTCGTTGGTGAACTCGCGTTTGACGATGTCGGCACCGAGCGCCTTGGCGGCTTTCTCGAACTCGTCGGCCAGACCCTGGCCGTAGGCGGTGCGGTCATCGATGATGGCCAGTTTCTTCATGCCGAGCTTGTTCACCACGTAATTGGCGATGGCCTTGCCCTGCTGGGAGTCGTCGGCGATCAGTCGGAACGCGGTCTTGAAGCCCTGGGCGGTGTAGGCCGGGTTGGTCGACGACGGCGTGATCTGCGGGATGCCGGCGTCAGCGTAGATCTTGGATGCGGTGATGGTCGGGCCGGAAGTCAGGTGGCCGACGATGCCGGCAATCTTCTGGTCTACAAAGCGCTGGGCAACCTGGGTGGCGGCCTTCGGGTCGCCCTGGTCGTCTTCGCTGACCATTTCGAACTTCACCTTCTGACCGCCAATGGTCAGGTGTTCGGCGTTGGCTTCGTCCAGCGCAATGGCGACGCCGTACTCGGTATCCTTGCCGATATGGCCGATCGGGCCGGACAGCGGGGCGGCATGGCCGATCTTGACCACGGTTTCGGCGGGCGCGGCGGCGGCCTGGTCCTTCGGTTGTTCGGCTTTCTGACCGCAGGCGGTCAAGGCGACCGCGACGGCGGACGCGAGCAAGAGGCGGCGTGCTTGCATGGGTACAACTCCTGATTATGCGAATCTTCGGGTTCTGCGGCCGGCTCTGAAAGGCCGGTCAGTATCAGCGAGTATCTGGAAGGCGGATTTCCATGTCAAAGTGCTGGCGCGGGATAAATCCGCGTACTTTCCGCCATTGATAATTGAATGTGCTGGCGTTGTTCCTGCTGGCGGCACGGACTGTCAATCCGGGACGTGATTTGGGGTGAAGACGTGCTTTCTGCATGAAATTCCGTCAATACTGGCATTTGATTGCGCCTGGCGTTGCCGGCGGCGGTGAAATTGGAACAAACAGGAAGCCGAAGCGTTCGGCGGTATCATGTCACTCTTTATAGACGAAAGTATGGCAT
Protein-coding regions in this window:
- a CDS encoding branched-chain amino acid ABC transporter substrate-binding protein, yielding MQARRLLLASAVAVALTACGQKAEQPKDQAAAAPAETVVKIGHAAPLSGPIGHIGKDTEYGVAIALDEANAEHLTIGGQKVKFEMVSEDDQGDPKAATQVAQRFVDQKIAGIVGHLTSGPTITASKIYADAGIPQITPSSTNPAYTAQGFKTAFRLIADDSQQGKAIANYVVNKLGMKKLAIIDDRTAYGQGLADEFEKAAKALGADIVKREFTNDKATDFTAILTSIKGVNPDAIFYGGMDAQGGPMARQMQKLGIKSRLIGGDGLQSPVFLQLAGDAAEGQFSTQAGAPKDQQPGYTAFADKLKAKYKQEIQMYATYAYDSAKVLIEAMKKADSVDPAKYLPALAQTQYSGATGDIAFDNKGDRKNAAVTVYQVKAGKWEVVDVVGGSAANAPEKSQ